The genomic DNA GAGAAACTGGATATCTTTTTGCCTGAAAATCAAGACGAGATTTATTCCACATTCCGAATTCCGCATTCTGCCTTCCGCATTTCCATCTCTTCCGGTGCAACACATTTTACGAAACAATATCCGACAGATTATTATTCACGGCTTGTTGATATGATTACAGATAAATTAAATACTCAAATTATTTTATTAGGAAGTAAAAGTGAGAAAAAATTGACAGCACAAATTTCAAATGGTTGTAAGAAAAAAATATTAGACCTTGCAGGCAAAACCGATATTATGGATATGGCGGTAATTATCAAAAACTCTGACTTGTTTATCAGTGGTGATTGTGGGCCAATGCATATTGCAGCAGCTTTAAATATACCACAAATTGCAATATTTGGTCCGACACACCCCAAACTTGGTTTTGCACCAATCAATACAAATGCAGTTATTATTCAAAAGGACCTGCCCTGCCGTCCTTGTAGTTTACATGGAAGAGAAAAATGTCCGAAAACTCATTTCAAATGTATGATGGATATAAAACCCGAAGAGCTTTTTGAAAAGATAGTAGGCATTATTAAAAGAAATGATATAAAATGAGCCACAAAACCATACATTCTGCCAGAGGTATATTTACTACTGGTAGCCAACTCCGCCTTTGGGATAGAAGGCGCAAAAAAGAGGTCATTAATTTCCTTATATTTAATATAAAAAGATTTTTGTGTCCCCAATTTAATTGTGGATTTGTGGCTAAATATTCACAAGGAGTAAGATGAAGAATGCCAGACCTTTATGGAATGAGTATTTTATGAAAATTGCCGAATTAGTTTCTTCCCGGTCCACCTGTTTACGAAGAAAAGTAGGCGCAATAGTTGTAAAGAATAATCAAATAATTGCTACTGGATATAATGGGGCGCCAAAAGGTGTTCCACACTGTGAAGAGGTCGGTTGTCTGAGAGAAAAATTAAATGTTCCTGCTGGAGAAAGGCATGAGCTCTGTAGGGGAGTTCATGCGGAACAGAATGCAATCATCCAGGCGGCTGTAAATGGCAGTTCTGTAAAAAATTCTGTAATGTATTGTACCCATCAACCTTGCTCTATTTGTGCAAAAATGATTATTAATGCTGAAATTAAAACAGTTTATATTGGCGCATCATATCCGGATAAACTTGCAGAAAATATGTTTATGGATGCTGGTGTACAAATGATTTTGTATGATATTAATACCAAAGAATTAAAAAGAATCATTTAATGATCAGAGAATTATTAGAAATATTTCTATTCAGACTCTTTTATCATATCTTTGAAATTATTCCACTTTCAATTGGTTTGACCTTTGCCAGAATTATCGGTTCGCTCAATCTTTGGATTCTGAAAATCCGTGTACAAGTTGTTATTAAACAGCTCCACGAGGCATTCCCTGAAAAATCTGATAAAGATATAAAAAGAATCGCAAAAGAAACTTTCATTAATTTCAGCAAATATGCTGTCGAATTTTGCTGGTTTTCATCAAAATCTATTGAAGAAAAAAATAAATATGTTTCTTTATATGGATTTGAAAATATTAACTTGGCTTTATCTTATGGCAAGGGACTTATTTTGCTGACAGGACATTTCGGCAACTGGGAGCTTGCCGGGCAAATCATTGCACAATATACAAATAAATTATATGCAGTTGCCAAAAAACAACGAAATCTATATTTTAATAACTTTATTAACAATATACGAACAAGCAATAAAGTTCATATTATTCCTCAAAAATATGCTTTTCGTGGAATTGTCAAAGCAATAAATAATAATAATATCGTCCTGATTCTTGGGGACCAGAATGCTGGCAAAAATGGTATCTTTGTTGATTTTTTTGGCAAGCCTGCTTCAACATATCCAGGAACTGCAAAGATAGCCTTGAAATTTAGTTGCCCGATAATTTTTTCTGCCTGCCTTAAGCAGACAAACGGGAGGTCTTATTTGTTTTTTGAAAAACCAATCTTTCTAAAACAGAAAGAATCTCTTGACATAGATATAAAAAATTATACTCAAGAACTGACATTTCTACTTGAAAAATGGATAAGACAATATCCTTCACAATGGTGCTGGTTGCACAAAAGGTGGAAAACTAAGAAAAGCAATATGCAAAAAATTTCTCCAAAGAGTTGACAGTTTTTAAGATAAGATATTTTTTGGAAATCAATCATTAGTTCAAAGAAATTATGGAGGAAAACATGCTAAGACGAAGTGTCCCGATGTATCGGGACG from Candidatus Cloacimonadota bacterium includes the following:
- a CDS encoding lysophospholipid acyltransferase family protein produces the protein MIRELLEIFLFRLFYHIFEIIPLSIGLTFARIIGSLNLWILKIRVQVVIKQLHEAFPEKSDKDIKRIAKETFINFSKYAVEFCWFSSKSIEEKNKYVSLYGFENINLALSYGKGLILLTGHFGNWELAGQIIAQYTNKLYAVAKKQRNLYFNNFINNIRTSNKVHIIPQKYAFRGIVKAINNNNIVLILGDQNAGKNGIFVDFFGKPASTYPGTAKIALKFSCPIIFSACLKQTNGRSYLFFEKPIFLKQKESLDIDIKNYTQELTFLLEKWIRQYPSQWCWLHKRWKTKKSNMQKISPKS
- a CDS encoding cytidine/deoxycytidylate deaminase family protein, producing MKNARPLWNEYFMKIAELVSSRSTCLRRKVGAIVVKNNQIIATGYNGAPKGVPHCEEVGCLREKLNVPAGERHELCRGVHAEQNAIIQAAVNGSSVKNSVMYCTHQPCSICAKMIINAEIKTVYIGASYPDKLAENMFMDAGVQMILYDINTKELKRII
- the waaF gene encoding lipopolysaccharide heptosyltransferase II, with product MKILVIRFSSLGDVLLTTPIVRSIRKNYPSAEIHFLTKKQFAPILENNPYINQIIKYDNKNDRFIDIIKFIANNQYDLIIDLQSKLNSFLIKLFTGNSKHVTYNKRHLYRWRLTHKSLSRNLAPIKSTVSLYSTALDKLGIKLDEEKLDIFLPENQDEIYSTFRIPHSAFRISISSGATHFTKQYPTDYYSRLVDMITDKLNTQIILLGSKSEKKLTAQISNGCKKKILDLAGKTDIMDMAVIIKNSDLFISGDCGPMHIAAALNIPQIAIFGPTHPKLGFAPINTNAVIIQKDLPCRPCSLHGREKCPKTHFKCMMDIKPEELFEKIVGIIKRNDIK